Sequence from the Candidatus Cloacimonadota bacterium genome:
ATGAGAATTACTTTTGATGACGGCTGGGCACTTGTGCGAGCGTCCAACACACAGGCGGTGCTCGTATTACGTTTTGAAAGTACAGATCCGGACAGATTAAAAGAAATACAAAAAATGGTCTCTGAAAAGGTGCAGGAAGTTATTGGGATACTGAGTAAGTAGTTGTAAACCTTGCAAATGGGCAAAGACCTTCGCAATGATTGAGGCGTAACAATAGTCGTTTGCACACCCAACCATTGGGGAGGTTTTCAACTTAATTTTATAGAGAAAACATGAATAATAATATTTCCCAAGAAATTAGCAAAAAACTGCTTTGGGCTGGTATTACACTCATTATGGTGATATTACTCGGCACGATTGGCTATTCGATCATTGATCAAGGGGAAGATACCCCCCTAATTGATTGCCTTTTTATGACGGTTATTACCATTTCAACCATAGGGTATCGGGAAGTTATTAATCTTAGTGGCAATTCATCCGGCAAAATTTTCACAATGTTTCTTGCTTTTTCAGGAATTGGAATTTTAACTTATGTATTTTCAACACTGGCAGCGTTTGCCGTTGAGGGAGCTTTAAAAGAAACTTTTAGGAGAAAGAGAATGGAAAAAAGAATCAAAAAATTAAGCAATCATTTCATTATTTGCGGAATTAATAGAGTTGGGCTTCATATTGCGAAGGAATTATCTTCGACTAATCGGGATTTTGTTGTAATTGAGCAGGATAAATCTCTCATTGAAGATGTTATAAACCAATATCCGGATTGGCTCTATATTGAGGGAGAAGGCATGGATGATAACGTTCTTTTAAGAGCAGGAATAGAGAGAGCAACCGGGCTTTTCGCTTCAATGGATGATGACCACAAGAATATCGTGATAAGTCTAACTTCCAGACAATTGAATCCTGAGTTAAAAATAATTGCCGGCAATTATGATCCTCTCAATAGGGCGAAGATAATAAGAGCAGGTGCAAATAATGTGATCTCTCCGGATTTTATCGGTGGACTAAGAATGGCTTCCGAAATGATAAGACCGGCAGCAGTTTCCTTTCTCGATATTATGTTAAGGGATAAGGATAAAAATTTACGGGTTGAAGACTTCATTATCTCGGAAAAGTATTTTGGAAAAAAAATACTGGATTTGAATATTGCAAAGTTTTCAAATTCTCTGCTTCTGGCAGTTAGATCAGAAAGCAACTGGATTTATAATCCCGGTGAAACATACATTATTAATGAAAACGATATTTTAGTAATGATGACCACACCGGAAGAAAGAGAAAAAATATTAAAAGCCGTTTCTGAAATTTGATGAATCTGATTGGGAATTTAAAACTCGTCAGTTTTGTCTCTCCAAAAATTTAGAAAAAAGCAAATTTTTATCGCTCGTTT
This genomic interval carries:
- a CDS encoding potassium channel protein, giving the protein MNNNISQEISKKLLWAGITLIMVILLGTIGYSIIDQGEDTPLIDCLFMTVITISTIGYREVINLSGNSSGKIFTMFLAFSGIGILTYVFSTLAAFAVEGALKETFRRKRMEKRIKKLSNHFIICGINRVGLHIAKELSSTNRDFVVIEQDKSLIEDVINQYPDWLYIEGEGMDDNVLLRAGIERATGLFASMDDDHKNIVISLTSRQLNPELKIIAGNYDPLNRAKIIRAGANNVISPDFIGGLRMASEMIRPAAVSFLDIMLRDKDKNLRVEDFIISEKYFGKKILDLNIAKFSNSLLLAVRSESNWIYNPGETYIINENDILVMMTTPEEREKILKAVSEI